A region of the Flavobacteriaceae bacterium MAR_2010_188 genome:
TCAGTAAGACTTTGGTGTCTTTCGATTATCTGAACATGAGAATTCTCGTCTACCACAATCAGATTTCTAGGTTGAAGCATCAAAGCAGCTTCATTACCCGTAGAAAAATGTACGATTTGTATCGGCTTTTCTACTGATTTATTTTTGTAGATATGTATGTAGGCGCCTTCCACAGAGAAAGCTGTGTTTAGTGCAGACAGACTATCTTTTGTGGCGGCTTGGTTAAAATAGTTCTCGATGATTGGTCGATACTTCGGCTTACTTAAGGCAGAAGACATTAGACAAACATCAATGCCATCGTGCGTGGTTTGAGATAAATTTGAAGAATACTTACCATCGATAAAAACGATTTTGTAAGTATCGATGTCATCCAAGAAAAACCGTTTTACATCGCTATATTCTAAAGCATTATCCTGTTTCGGAAAAACGCTGTAGTCTGGCTTTAAAACTTTATTAAGACTGGTATATTTCCAAGCTTCCAACTTTTTAGTGGGAAAACCTTGGTTTTCAAATTCTTTAATGGCTTCACTTCTAATATCGTGAACAGGCGAATCTAAATCGACCTGATTCTCGAATGCTAAAAATGAGCTGATTAATTTATCTTTTAAATCCATATTTTATTAGTTTGCATTTAGCAGGAGCAGTTGAGTTTGCACTTTGCAGTTCACAGTTTGCAATAGCAGTAAGCAGATACTGCCAACTGTATTTACTGCTTAACAGCTTCTTCCTTAATCCAATCGTATCCTTTTGCCTCTAGCTCATGCGCCAATTCCTTGGTACCGGATTTTACAATCTTACCGTTATGCAGGACGTGCACAAAATCTGGAACAATATGATCTAATAACCTTTGGTAATGCGTTATAACGATTACCGCGTTGTTCTTGGTTTTTAATTTATTTACTCCGTTGGCAACAATTCTTAAAGCGTCGATATCCAAGCCGGAATCAGTTTCGTCCAAAATGGCGAGTTTAGGCTCTAGCATCGCCATTTGGAAAATTTCATTTCTCTTTTTTTCACCACCAGAAAATCCAGTATTTAATGAACGTGAAAGAAATTTTCTGTCGATTTCTAAAAGTTCTGATTTTTCTCTAATTAATTTAAGCATAAGATTGGCAGGCATATCTTCAAGCCCTTTGGCTTTTCTGGTCTCGTTGATGGCCGTTTTCATAAAGTTGGTAACGCTTACGCCAGGAATTTCAACAGGATACTGAAAAGAAAGAAAAATACCTTTATGAGCGCGTTCTTCAGCGGCATCTTCAATTATATTTTCTCCTTCAAAAAATATCTCTCCTTGTTCTACTTCATATTCGTCCTTGCCAGCGATTACATTGGCCAAAGTACTTTTACCAGAACCATTTGGTCCCATTATGGCATGTACCTCACCAGCATTAACCTTAAGGTTTATACCGTTTAATATTGATTTATCTTCTACACTTGCGTGTAAGTTTTTAATTTCTAACATCTTGGTTAATATAATTTAATGACTTCGTCGTCTTCTGGATTAGGTTTATAAACGTCTACTATTTCTTTAATATCGACCTTGTACGGCCATCCTTCTTCTCCATCTGCTTTTGCAATGCGGATACCTCTTACGGCAACCGGAACAAAATCGGTATCTTCCTTTTTATACTTTTTCACAATATCTGCCAATTCGTGCATTTTTTCGTTAATCACAACACCGTACATAGTATTATCATCGGTCTGCAAAACTGCTGCATCTGCAAAATATATAAACTTACCGGTGAACATAATCAGTCCATCGCTCTGTTTTGCTGTTCGAATTGAATCATTTTCAACCACAGAATTATCTTCTACTGTAGTAGAGTTTTCATTTTTACAGCTGAATATTACTAAGGCTGCTAAAAGAAAAAGTGCACTCCCCTTCATGACTTTTATTGTAATGGTTTTGGAGCTTTAGGCATAGCATTAAAGTCCTTAGTTGAATGCTGAATATATACCTTAGCATTTTTCTCATTCGCGAAAGCTTCAAAGGCATTCATACTATTTAAAGTTTCATCAACACTATAATTGAAACTTGGCACAACTCGATCCGTACGGTTTTCTTCAAAATGATAAAGATCTCCAGATAAAATAATCGGACCTTCTTCATCTAAATCTAAAAACAAAGACTGATGACCGGCAGTATGTCCCGGTGTGAATTTAATCACCACTTTTCCATCACCATAAACATCATAGTCACCATTAATTTTTTGAATCTTGGTTAATCCCTTAATTGCGTTGAAGGTATCTGGATCATTTTTTTGATTTTCTTCACTTGTCACAAAATCATACTCTTTTTCTTGCACGATCCAGGTCGCGTCCTTAAACTTGGCAGCAGAACCCGAATGGTCAAAATGAGTATGCGACAATATTAAATAATCGAAATCGGCCGGAGTTAGATTCAGTGTTTGCAACTGACTCTCTATTGAATCTTTCCTAGAAACGGTAAATGCACCATCTGGAGTAGTAAAAGGTTCTTGACCTACTAAACCTTCTGCAAGGCCAGCATCCCACAAAATTCTTCCTTTTGGATGTTCAATCACGTAGATAGGATCAGCAAATTCTCTCGATTCTCCTTTATATCTATCTCCTTGAGAAAAAACTTCTAGTTTATTGACTTGTACCGTACCTCCGTCTAATGTGTAAAGCTTAAGCTGTGGTTCTTCAACCTCAACATTTTCTTCCACCACGGTATCCTGCTCAATATTCGCTTTGTCGTTTTTACAAGATACTATTGATAAAAAAGCTAAAATGATTATTGATAGTTGTGTCTTCATATATCGTATTACTTATTTTATGTTTTCGTTGATTATATATCTAAAGAGGCATTATTAAGATATCTGCTTTCGCAGATATTTGTTATCCGACCGAGCCTTCAAGACTTATTTCAAGTAATTTTTGTGCTTCTACGGCAAATTCCATCGGAAGTTTATTCAAGACTTCCTTGCTAAATCCATTTACTATTAGAGCGATAGCTTTCTCTGTATCGATACCTCGTTGGTTACAGTAAAAAATCTGGTCCTCACCAATTTTACTGGTTGTTGCTTCATGTTCTATCTGGGCGGTTTTATTTTTCACTTCGATATAAGGAAAAGTATGTGCACCGCAATCATTTCCCATAAGAAGACTATCGCATTGCGAAAAGTTCCTCGCATTGTCGGCTCTAGAATTAATTTGAACCAATCCTCTATAGGAATTCTGTGATTTTCCAGCCGATATTCCTTTACTAATGATAGTAGACTTGGTGTTTTTACCAAGATGAATCATTTTAGTTCCGGTATCTGCCTGTTGGTAATTATTGGTTACGGCGATAGAATAAAATTCGCCCACCGAATTATCTCCTTTTAAGATACAAGAAGGATATTTCCAGGTTATTGCCGATCCGGTCTCAACTTGGGTCCAAGAAATTTTTGCGTTCTTTTCGCAAATGCCTCGCTTAGTTACAAAATTGTAAACCCCACCTTTTCCTTTAGCATCCCCAGGAAACCAGTTTTGAACCGTACTATATTTAATTTCTGAGTCATCTAAAGCTATCAGTTCTACAACTGCAGCATGAAGTTGATTTTCGTCACGGCTCGGGGCGGTACATCCTTCAAGATAACTTACATAGCTGCCTTTGTCCGCAATTACCAAAGTTCTTTCGAACTGGCCAGTTCCCGCTTGATTAATTCTAAAATAAGTTGAAAGTTCCATTGGGCATCTTACGCCTTTAGGAATATAGCAGAAACTACCGTCACTAAATACTGCGCTATTTAAGGCGGCATAGAAATTATCGCGTTGAGGAACAACGCTCCCTATATATTTTCTAACAAGTTCTGGGTAATCTTTTATAGCGTCACTGATGGAACAAAAAATAATTCCTTTTTCTAGAAGCGTCTTTTTAAAGGTTGTCGCCACAGAAACTGAATCTATAACCACATCCATCGCCACGCCAGACAAAGCTTTTTGTTCATCCAAAGAAATGCCTAACTTATTGAATGTTGCCAAAAGTTCTGGATCAACCTCATCTAAACTATCGTATTTAGGTTTGCTGTTGGGTGCTGAATAATAAGATATCGCCTGAAAATCTGGTTTTTTATAATTGACATTTGCCCAAGTTGGCTCAGTCATTCCTTGCCAGTAGCGAAACGCTTCTAGCCTCCAATCGGTCATCCATTCCGGTTCACCTTTTTTAAGAGAAATCGCTCTTACAATATCCTCGTTAAGACCAATCGGAAAAGTATCGGATTCAATATCTGTATAAAAACCATATTCATATTCTTTGGTCTTTAGTTCTTCCCTTAAATCGTCCTCTGTATATTTTGGCATAAAATTATTTTATAATGAAAAAGACTCGCCACAACCGCAAGTTCTGTTGGCATTAGGATTATTAAACACAAAGCCGGCTCCGTTAAGTCCGCCCGAATATTCTAGAGTAGTCCCTATCAAATAAAGAAAACTCTTTTTATCGACGATGATTTTTACACCATTGTCCTCAAAAACCTTATCACCTTCATCTTGATTCTTATCGAATTTAAGATCATATGATAACCCAGAGCATCCTCCGCTCTTTACACCAACGCGAACATAATCAGTATCGGCGCTATAGCCGTCCTCATGCATCAGTTCGACTACTTTCTTTTTGGCAGTTTCAGAAACTTTAATCATTTGTTATGTAGATTAGGTCTAAATAGACAGCAAATATACAACATAACAAAGGTTTATCAAGGATAGCTAACATTATATTAGGATATATAGCTATAGGGATTGTTGATGTTCGGCCGTATTTATTCGATGGATAATTTTGTGCTTCTTTTAGACTAATTGCGATACTCGATTGTCGCAATTATAACCATATCCTTACCTTTGCAAAATGATAGAAGATAAAAATGAGCAGCGTACATCCTTGAGCGAACTTGGCGAGTTTGGACTTATAGACCATCTCACAAGGAATTTCAAGGTCAAGCATAAATCTACCATTAAAAGTGTTGGCGACGATGCTGCGGTATTGGATTTAAAACAAGGACAGACTGTTGTTACAACAGATTTGCTGATAGAAAATGTTCATTTTGATTTGAGCTACGTTCCACTCAAACATTTAGGATATAAAGCGGTGATGGTCAATCTCTCTGATGTGTACGCGATGAATGCTGCTGCTACTCAGATTACGGTTTCCATCGCTCTGTCAAATAGATTTCCGTTAGAAGCTGTTGAAGAACTTTATGTTGGTATCGAACATGCAGCAGAACTTTACGGGGTCGACGTTGTTGGCGGCGATACCACATCTTCTACAACTGGACTCATTATTTCTATAACCGCCATTGGTTTTGCGGAAGAGAAAAATATCGTTTATAGAAATGGGGCTAAAGAATCTGATTTGTTGGTGGTCACTGGCGATTTGGGCGGCGCTTATATGGGCCTTCAAGTTTTAGAGCGTGAAAAAGAAGTTTTTAAGGTGAATCCTAATAATCAACCAGATTTGCATGCTTACACTTATATCATTGAAAGGCAGTTAAAACCTGAAGCCAGAAAGGATATCATTAAACTGCTTGCTGATCTTAAAGTAAAACCAACGTCTATGATCGATATCAGTGATGGACTTTCTTCCGAGATTTTACATTTATCCAAGCAGAGCGAGGTTGGGATTGAAGTGTACGAAGATAAAATTCCTTTGGACCCTCAAGTAATTTCTAGCTGCGAAGAATTTAATGTAGATAGTACCACGATTGCTTTAAATGGTGGTGAGGATTATGAATTATTATTTACGATAGACCAAAAAGACTTTCCGAAGATAAAAGGTAATCCTAATCTAACTGTGATTGGTTATGTAACCGATAAGGCAAGTGGAAATCATTTGGTTACCCGAGGAAATTCTAAAGTTGAAATAATCGCCCAAGGATGGAACTCCTTTAAGGAAAACAACTAATTTACAAGAAATTTTATGCGGATTGGAGCGGCGGGTAAATGGCAGTTGCAAAAGTCGCTTCTTTAATCCTTAATCTTCTTCTCATGTACATTTGCTCTAATAGGGAATTTATTTCCTGAAATTTTGGAGTAAGTGCAATAAGATTTCCGTTGCTATCTGTAGTTAATTGTTTGTTGCAACACCTGCAAGTATATTCTTTAACGTGCGAGGTGACTTTTTTCGAAACTTCATATTTATGGCCAAATAGGTCGCATATGATTTTAAACGAATTCTGTTTGTTTGGCGTAGATTTGCTCATGGCTTTTTTGTTTTGAGAATTCTAACTTATAATAAATGTAAAGAAAACTTGTTAAAAAGTCATTATTTTTCGTTAAAGTGTTTTAATAAGTAAGTCAATTCTTTATTATTTTCAATTTGAGACATATGTCCGCCTTCTAAAACTTGAATTCTGATATTTTTATCGTTTAAATAATTCCTTTGATCTTGGAGTGTTAACACCTCATCTTTTAAACCTAATACCACCAATTTTTTACATTTTAGAGAATTTAGCACATCAACCCTATTTTTACGGATTTTCATTCCTCGGATAGCAGCAATAATATTTTCTGTAGTCATTTCGTAGGCTTGCTGTTTTAAATCCTCAATCTCTTTTATAAATATTTCTCGGTTCTCAGCCGCAAACAAATTATTAATGGACATACTTATAAATAGATCCTTGTCTTTTTTTATGAGCTTTATAGCTCTATCTCTGTTTTCTTTCCTTTCTCTATTATCATCTAGGGCGCTAGAATTCATGAGGATCAAACCTCTAAAATAATTTGGGTCGGCCTCTGCAAGTGCTAATGCTACATACCCTCCCATGGAATGACCTACAATCGTGGCAGCGTTCACCTTTAAGTGTTGCAGAATATGTTTTACCACTGCTGCCATCATTTCCATACTGTGGGTTTCTCCATAATTGCCCGTATTACCATGCCCCGGCAAATCAATGATTATGACTTGAAAATCGCTCTTAAGCTCTTGGGTAATCTCTTTCCACATGGTGGAGTTTTCCAAAAAACCATGAAGAAAAACAATGGTTTCTCCCTCTCCTATCACATCGTAAAAAACAGAAGTTCCTTTATAATCTAAATTCATATTAATCCTATATTGCGCAAAGATAAATTATAGATGTCCGGAACTAAAAAGATACTAGTAACAAGTTTCGCGCTTTTCTCGCTTTTCTTTGGAGCAGGAAATTTAATCCTTCCACCTTTCTTGGGTTTTGCAACTGGTAATAATTGGCCCTTGGTGGTCCTTGGTTTTGCGATCACCGCAGTGCTCATCCCAATCTTAGGAATTATTGCTCACGCAAGAGTCCAGGGCACTATGTATGACCTCGGCAAAAAAGTTTCCCCTATTTTTTCTAGCATCTATTGCATCATTGTTTATGCAATTTCTATAACAATACCTTCCCCTAGAACGGCTTCTGTAACTCATGAAATGGCCATAAATCCTTATTTTGAATCGAGCTCTTTACTTACTAGCAGCATTTACTTTGCCTTGGTATTATTGTTCGTGATGAACCGTTCGAAAATACTAGATATTATCGGGAAGTTTTTAACGCCTTTCATCATTATTATTCTCAGCATTATTATCGTTCTCGGAATCGTAAATGCTTCAACTTTAACTATTGTAGATCAAAGCACTTCTAATCTGGATGTTTTAACCACCGGAATTTTGGAAGGTTACCAAACCTTTGATGCTATTGGTGCAGTTGTGGTTGGGGCTGTTATTGTAATTTCAATTAACTTGAAGGATTCATCTTCATTCGAAAATAAAAGAGAGCTTATAACCAAAGCTGGTATCATTGCTGGCCTTGGATTACTTATCATTTACACTGGGCTAATTTATTGTGGAGCTACTTTTGGCCAGAATTTTAGTGAAGAAATCACAAGAACTGAGATTCTTACTCAAATAAGCAAAAACACCTTGGGAGCGATAGGTAATTCGTTCTTGAGCGTTCTTGTGGCTTTAGCTTGTTTTACGACGGCGGTGGGTATTGTAACGGGGACTTCAGATTATTTTAGGAAATTATTTGACGATTCTCAATTGGCTTACACCATTACGGCAATTTGCGGATGTATTATTGGGGTAATCATTGGCAGTTATAACGTAGAATTCATCATAGACTTTGCACTACCTGCATTAATGTTTATCTACCCGATAACGATAGTTTTAATTTTCCTAAACGTTTTACCTCAGAAAATTGGCAGTCCACTTTTATTTAAAGCCGTAGTTCTCACAACATTTTTATTCAGTATCCCTGATTTTTTAAAGTTTGTAATCCCCCCTGAAAATTTGACCAACGTAATAGAGATAATTCCGTTAGCGAACTACAGTTTAGGCTGGGTATTACCAGCCTTCACTGTATTTATCGCAGTTTTGATTATTGAAAAATACCGACGACCTATCGGTTCATAATTTCTTCAATTTCATCAGCTTCAATAGGAATATTTTTCATCAAGTTTTTCGGTTCTCCAGATTTTTGGATTATCACGTCATCTTCTAATCTAATCCCAAAACCTTCCTCAGGAATATAAATTCCAGGTTCTACTGTAAAAACCATATTCTCTTGCATTGGCTCATACAACAATCCATAATCATGAGTGTCTAAACCGATATGATGTGAAGTGCCATGCATAAAATACTTTTTATAAGCCGGCCGATCCTTATCCTCGGTTTTTACATCCGACTTATCTAGCAGACCAAGCTTCAATAATTCTGAAGTCATTAGTTTTCCAACTTCAACATGGTATTTTTCCCACATAACGCCGGGTCGCAACATTTTGGTTGCTTCGTCCTTTACCTGATTTACTGCATTGTAAACCTGTTTTTGTCTTTCTGTAAATCTCCCTGAAACTGGAATAGTCCTAGTCATATCAGAAGAATAGTTTGCATACTCTGCACCAACGTCTAACAGGATTAAATCACCCGATTTGCATTGCTGATTATTTTGAACATAATGCAGCACATTGGCATTATTACCGGAAGCAATAATAGGCGTATAAGCAAATCCTTTTGATCTATTTCTAAGGAATTCATGCATAAATTCTGCTTCAATTTCGTATTCCCAAACTCCAGGTTTTACAAATTGAAGGATTCTCCTAAAGCCTTTTTCGGTAATGTCACAGGCTTTTTGCATTAAGTTTAATTCTGTATCGCTCTTTACAGAACGTAAACGCTGAAGAATAGGATTGCTCTTGGCAACCATATGCGCAGGGTATTTTTCCTTAAGCAATTTTGCAAACCGAGCTTCTCGAGTTTCAGTTTCAACATTGGCGCGGTAATGCTCGTTAGTATTGATATAGACGGTTTCTGATTGGGTCATTAACTCGAATAAAACTTTATCTAATTCATTCAACCAGTAAACCGTTTTTATCCCGCTTGTATCAAATGCTGCATCTTTGGTTAATTTCTCGCCTTCCCAAACTGCAATATGGTCATTGGTTTCCTTTAAAAACAAAATCTCCTTGTGCTTGTCTTTTGGTGCGTCAGGAAAAAGAACAAGAATACTTTCTTCTTGATCAACTCCCGATAAGTAAAAAATATCGCGATGTTGCTCAAATGGCATAGTGCTATCGGCACTTATCGGATAAATATCATTACTATTGAATATTGCGAGGCTGTTTGGTTTCATTTCGGCCATAAACGCTTTGCGGTTTTTGGCAAATAGTTCTTTAGCGATCGGTTGGTATTTCATTTTAAATATGCTTTGGGTTAAAGGTAAAGAGTTTCCTGAGGTATATCAAATTAATGAAAAACCTTATATTTGAGAAAAACATTACACATCACTTTGCTATGAAAAAAATTACTCGCCTATCACTATTTTCATTTCTGCTTTTTTTGAGTTTTACTTCTCAAGGGCAAATGCTTATGGAAATACCTATAGAAGCACAAGTTTCTAAATCCACCAATATTGTTGAAGCCGAGCTGGTTTCAAAGAAATCTTATTGGAACTCCGCCCACACTCATATTTACACGGTTAATACCTTAAAGGTTTATAAAGTTTTTAAAGGTGAATCATACGAAGAAATAAATGTGATAACCCAAGGCGGTACTGTTGGCTTTAAGGCAGAAATAGTTACGCCAAGCGTAAAATTCCGAAAAGGGACGGTGGGTCTATTGATGCTACAGTCCAAAGAGATCAACTTAGACGGGATAGCTAAGAACAAAACCTTTTTTAATACGTATAGCTCCGTACAAGGATATTACCCTTACGATTTAGATAATAAGTCTGTTTATAATACATTCAGAAGATTTAACGACATTGAAACCGAATTCTATCAAAAGATAAAGACTCTAACAAAGAGGGATTATAAAGAAGTCGCTAAGCTTAAAATGCCAGAGAATCCTTCTGATGCACAAAAATTATCTTCAACGGCAGATATTATTTCAATCACTCCAACTACCGCCTCTGCTGGGACTGGTATTATTCTAACAATTTCAGGTACAAACTTTGGTAGCTCTACGGGGACTGTTGGTTTTAAAAATGGTGATGCGGGTGGCAATAATGCATCTGCTATCCCAGTCTATGTAGATGCTTATAGAGATCAAATCATTAGCTGGACCGATACCCAAATTAGGGTTAAAATACCATCTTTTGCCGGGACTGGGGAAGTAAGGGTTAGAAGTGCTGGTGGTACAAGAACATTTTTTTCTGATGTTTTGACTATTCTATATGCACATCTAAATTTCGATTTAGTTAACAGTTCTGGCACTGCGGTAGATGAAGTGGGCGCTCAATTATATAATCAAAATGGAGAAGGTGGCTACACACTGCATTTGAATTCTGATTTTAATACAAATGCAGACGCAACCGCGGCCTACCGTAGAGCTTTGAATGAATGGGTTTGTGGATCCGGAGTAAATTTAAAACTAGGTGCTACTACTCCCACCGATGTAGCCGAAAATGACGGTGAGAATGTCGTGACATTTGGAGCAGTTACTGATTTTGAAGATGGAGTTTTAGCCACGACTTTTACTTATCCCGATTTTTGTACAACTACCGTCGATCCTGGATTTGATGTTTGGGCTGAAGAGATTGATCAAGTGTTCAATGAATCCATCAATTGGAATTTCACCGCGGCTAATCCAACAAATGCTCAGGTAGATTTCGAAACTGTTGCGCTTCATGAGTTAGGGCATGCGATTCTTCTAGGCCATATTATTGATGTAGGAGCTGTAATGCATTATGCGATTGGATTCGACAGTTTTAATAGAACCCCAGAACCAAATGATATTGTTGGCGCTGAGGCCATGCTAAATAAAAGTATGAACCAAATTTGCGGTATCGCAACCATGACCGCATCTGCTTGTAGTCTTTCTACAGAGGATTCGATTGCAGATGCGATCGTTATTTATCCAAACCCCGCAAACAACTACCTAAATATAAAGAGCAGCAATAGCATATCTCTAAAGACAATCAATATGTACGATATGCTTGGAAGAAACGTACTTTCAAAATCGAGTGATTTCACGACCGGACTACAAACTTTAAATACTTCGTCCTTAAATGCCGGCATTTATCTGCTTGAAATAAAATCAGCTGATAAATCAGTTACCAAGAAAATCATTATCGAATGATAAATTATCTAGAAAGCAGCCATTAGGCTGCTTTTTTTATGGATTAGAATAAAGTTGTATGTATTAAAAATTCAATTTTATACCTTTAATATCTTCAAACTAAATAATTATATGTCCTTTTCAAAAATTGCCGTTACCGCCCTGTTTCTTTTACCCGCCATTATTAATTCCCAAAACGCAGCCACTTCGTCGGATGCCGTTACGAAGGGTCTTGAGGTTAAGACAGAAAAACAGAAAAATTCCGTTGTAAAAAATGTTCCTTTTCGCAACATAGGACCATCAATCATGAGCGGAAGGGTAGTAGATTTAGATGTAAATCCAGATAATTCGACTGAATTTTACGTTGGTTATGCATCGGGAGGTTTATGGTATACTAACAATAATGGAACAACCTTTAAGCCGGTTATCGATAGTACAAACACTCAAAATGTAGGTGAAATTGCAGTTGATTGGAAGAATGGAACGATTTGGGTAGGAACTGGTGAAAACAACGCTTCTAGATCTTCTTACGCCGGAATAGGAATTTTAAAATCTACCGATAAAGGGAAATCTTGGCAAAATATGGGCCTTAAAGATTCGCAGCATATTGGTAAAATCCTGATTAATCCCAATAACCCTGATGAAGTTGTGGTCGGCGTTACTGGTCACTTA
Encoded here:
- a CDS encoding Xaa-Pro aminopeptidase, with translation MKYQPIAKELFAKNRKAFMAEMKPNSLAIFNSNDIYPISADSTMPFEQHRDIFYLSGVDQEESILVLFPDAPKDKHKEILFLKETNDHIAVWEGEKLTKDAAFDTSGIKTVYWLNELDKVLFELMTQSETVYINTNEHYRANVETETREARFAKLLKEKYPAHMVAKSNPILQRLRSVKSDTELNLMQKACDITEKGFRRILQFVKPGVWEYEIEAEFMHEFLRNRSKGFAYTPIIASGNNANVLHYVQNNQQCKSGDLILLDVGAEYANYSSDMTRTIPVSGRFTERQKQVYNAVNQVKDEATKMLRPGVMWEKYHVEVGKLMTSELLKLGLLDKSDVKTEDKDRPAYKKYFMHGTSHHIGLDTHDYGLLYEPMQENMVFTVEPGIYIPEEGFGIRLEDDVIIQKSGEPKNLMKNIPIEADEIEEIMNR
- a CDS encoding thiamine-phosphate kinase, with product MIEDKNEQRTSLSELGEFGLIDHLTRNFKVKHKSTIKSVGDDAAVLDLKQGQTVVTTDLLIENVHFDLSYVPLKHLGYKAVMVNLSDVYAMNAAATQITVSIALSNRFPLEAVEELYVGIEHAAELYGVDVVGGDTTSSTTGLIISITAIGFAEEKNIVYRNGAKESDLLVVTGDLGGAYMGLQVLEREKEVFKVNPNNQPDLHAYTYIIERQLKPEARKDIIKLLADLKVKPTSMIDISDGLSSEILHLSKQSEVGIEVYEDKIPLDPQVISSCEEFNVDSTTIALNGGEDYELLFTIDQKDFPKIKGNPNLTVIGYVTDKASGNHLVTRGNSKVEIIAQGWNSFKENN
- a CDS encoding iron-sulfur cluster assembly protein yields the protein MIKVSETAKKKVVELMHEDGYSADTDYVRVGVKSGGCSGLSYDLKFDKNQDEGDKVFEDNGVKIIVDKKSFLYLIGTTLEYSGGLNGAGFVFNNPNANRTCGCGESFSL
- a CDS encoding Fe-S cluster assembly ATP-binding protein; its protein translation is MLEIKNLHASVEDKSILNGINLKVNAGEVHAIMGPNGSGKSTLANVIAGKDEYEVEQGEIFFEGENIIEDAAEERAHKGIFLSFQYPVEIPGVSVTNFMKTAINETRKAKGLEDMPANLMLKLIREKSELLEIDRKFLSRSLNTGFSGGEKKRNEIFQMAMLEPKLAILDETDSGLDIDALRIVANGVNKLKTKNNAVIVITHYQRLLDHIVPDFVHVLHNGKIVKSGTKELAHELEAKGYDWIKEEAVKQ
- a CDS encoding Iron-regulated ABC transporter membrane component SufB, which produces MPKYTEDDLREELKTKEYEYGFYTDIESDTFPIGLNEDIVRAISLKKGEPEWMTDWRLEAFRYWQGMTEPTWANVNYKKPDFQAISYYSAPNSKPKYDSLDEVDPELLATFNKLGISLDEQKALSGVAMDVVIDSVSVATTFKKTLLEKGIIFCSISDAIKDYPELVRKYIGSVVPQRDNFYAALNSAVFSDGSFCYIPKGVRCPMELSTYFRINQAGTGQFERTLVIADKGSYVSYLEGCTAPSRDENQLHAAVVELIALDDSEIKYSTVQNWFPGDAKGKGGVYNFVTKRGICEKNAKISWTQVETGSAITWKYPSCILKGDNSVGEFYSIAVTNNYQQADTGTKMIHLGKNTKSTIISKGISAGKSQNSYRGLVQINSRADNARNFSQCDSLLMGNDCGAHTFPYIEVKNKTAQIEHEATTSKIGEDQIFYCNQRGIDTEKAIALIVNGFSKEVLNKLPMEFAVEAQKLLEISLEGSVG
- a CDS encoding Pimeloyl-ACP methyl ester carboxylesterase, whose amino-acid sequence is MNLDYKGTSVFYDVIGEGETIVFLHGFLENSTMWKEITQELKSDFQVIIIDLPGHGNTGNYGETHSMEMMAAVVKHILQHLKVNAATIVGHSMGGYVALALAEADPNYFRGLILMNSSALDDNRERKENRDRAIKLIKKDKDLFISMSINNLFAAENREIFIKEIEDLKQQAYEMTTENIIAAIRGMKIRKNRVDVLNSLKCKKLVVLGLKDEVLTLQDQRNYLNDKNIRIQVLEGGHMSQIENNKELTYLLKHFNEK
- a CDS encoding Metallo-beta-lactamase superfamily protein; translation: MKTQLSIIILAFLSIVSCKNDKANIEQDTVVEENVEVEEPQLKLYTLDGGTVQVNKLEVFSQGDRYKGESREFADPIYVIEHPKGRILWDAGLAEGLVGQEPFTTPDGAFTVSRKDSIESQLQTLNLTPADFDYLILSHTHFDHSGSAAKFKDATWIVQEKEYDFVTSEENQKNDPDTFNAIKGLTKIQKINGDYDVYGDGKVVIKFTPGHTAGHQSLFLDLDEEGPIILSGDLYHFEENRTDRVVPSFNYSVDETLNSMNAFEAFANEKNAKVYIQHSTKDFNAMPKAPKPLQ
- a CDS encoding Prophage protein produces the protein MSKSTPNKQNSFKIICDLFGHKYEVSKKVTSHVKEYTCRCCNKQLTTDSNGNLIALTPKFQEINSLLEQMYMRRRLRIKEATFATAIYPPLQSA
- a CDS encoding branched-chain amino acid:cation transporter, LIVCS family, whose protein sequence is MSGTKKILVTSFALFSLFFGAGNLILPPFLGFATGNNWPLVVLGFAITAVLIPILGIIAHARVQGTMYDLGKKVSPIFSSIYCIIVYAISITIPSPRTASVTHEMAINPYFESSSLLTSSIYFALVLLFVMNRSKILDIIGKFLTPFIIIILSIIIVLGIVNASTLTIVDQSTSNLDVLTTGILEGYQTFDAIGAVVVGAVIVISINLKDSSSFENKRELITKAGIIAGLGLLIIYTGLIYCGATFGQNFSEEITRTEILTQISKNTLGAIGNSFLSVLVALACFTTAVGIVTGTSDYFRKLFDDSQLAYTITAICGCIIGVIIGSYNVEFIIDFALPALMFIYPITIVLIFLNVLPQKIGSPLLFKAVVLTTFLFSIPDFLKFVIPPENLTNVIEIIPLANYSLGWVLPAFTVFIAVLIIEKYRRPIGS